The following coding sequences lie in one Lolium perenne isolate Kyuss_39 chromosome 2, Kyuss_2.0, whole genome shotgun sequence genomic window:
- the LOC127328979 gene encoding uncharacterized protein — MPSWDDGESSEDSLLSEFADGHDLIPRLPIPATILEPNFTIYDDSDFKCKHDMPMYKYVCYEGENTRRKFLECGCKDDAMCDKIHWVDGPCPVELRQALCKLWLKYEHERDSRIHGNVEYATKNYQLVLAKRDLKKKNLKLHKQLGNALEYVAEVTTDDLKLETTRRQKEERVD; from the exons ATGCCGTCCTGGGATGATGGAGAGAGCAGCGAGGATAGCCTGCTGTCGGAGTTCGCTGATGGCCACGATCTCATTCCTCGTCTGCCG ATCCCAGCAACCATCCTAGAGCCAAACTTCACTATCTATGATGACTCCGATTTTAAGTGCAAACATGACATGCCCATGTACAAATATGTTTGCTATGAAGGAGAGAACACTAGGAGAAAATTCCTGGAATGTGGATGCAAG GATGATGCAATGTGTGACAAGATTCATTGGGTAGATGGTCCATGTCCAGTTGAATTGAGGCAAGCTTTGTGCAAGCTTTGGCTGAAGTATGAGCATGAGAGGGACTCAAGAATCCATGGCAATGTGGAGTATGCAACTAAGAATTACCAGTTGGTTTTGGCAAAGAGGGATTTaaagaagaagaacttgaagctgcaTAAACAGCTGGGCAATGCTTTGGAGTATGTTGCAGAGGTTACCACTGATGACTTGAAGCTTGAAACAACAAGGAGGCAGAAGGAAGAAAGAGTGGATTAG